The following are encoded together in the Salmonella enterica subsp. enterica serovar Choleraesuis genome:
- the prs gene encoding ribose-phosphate pyrophosphokinase: MPDMKLFAGNATPELAQRIANRLYTSLGDAAVGRFSDGEVSVQINENVRGGDIFIIQSTCAPTNDNLMELVVMVDALRRASAGRITAVIPYFGYARQDRRVRSARVPITAKVVADFLSSVGVDRVLTVDLHAEQIQGFFDVPVDNVFGSPILLEDMLQQNLDNPIVVSPDIGGVVRARAIAKLLNDTDMAIIDKRRPRANVSQVMHIIGDVAGRDCILVDDMIDTGGTLCKAAEALKERGAKRVFAYATHPIFSGNAITNLQNSVIDEVVVCDTIPLSDEIKALPNVRTLTLSGMLAEAIRRISNEESISAMFEH; the protein is encoded by the coding sequence GTGCCTGATATGAAGCTTTTTGCTGGTAACGCTACTCCGGAACTAGCACAACGTATTGCCAACCGCCTGTACACTTCCCTTGGCGACGCCGCCGTCGGCCGTTTTAGCGACGGAGAAGTCAGCGTACAAATTAACGAAAACGTACGCGGTGGTGATATTTTCATCATCCAGTCCACTTGTGCTCCCACCAACGATAACCTCATGGAACTGGTTGTCATGGTTGACGCCCTGCGCCGCGCTTCTGCAGGCCGTATTACCGCCGTCATTCCTTACTTCGGCTATGCGCGTCAGGATCGTCGCGTTCGCTCCGCCCGTGTCCCTATCACCGCGAAAGTCGTGGCTGACTTTCTGTCCAGCGTTGGGGTTGACCGGGTACTGACCGTGGATCTGCACGCTGAGCAGATTCAGGGCTTCTTCGATGTTCCGGTTGATAACGTATTTGGTAGCCCAATCCTGCTGGAAGACATGCTTCAGCAGAATCTGGATAACCCTATCGTGGTTTCTCCGGACATCGGCGGCGTTGTGCGCGCCCGCGCCATCGCTAAACTGCTGAACGATACCGACATGGCTATCATCGACAAACGCCGTCCGCGCGCTAACGTTTCCCAGGTGATGCACATCATCGGTGACGTAGCTGGCCGCGACTGCATCCTGGTTGATGACATGATCGACACCGGTGGCACTCTGTGCAAAGCCGCTGAAGCGCTGAAAGAGCGCGGTGCTAAACGCGTATTCGCTTATGCAACTCACCCAATCTTCTCTGGCAACGCCATCACCAACCTGCAAAACTCGGTGATTGATGAAGTCGTAGTTTGCGACACCATCCCGCTGTCTGACGAGATTAAGGCGCTGCCTAACGTTCGTACGCTCACTCTGTCCGGTATGCTGGCTGAGGCGATTCGCCGCATCAGCAACGAAGAGTCCATCTCTGCGATGTTTGAGCACTAA